The Halodesulfovibrio sp. MK-HDV genomic interval TCCTTGTGCTTGGTGGCGACGGTACACTGCTTAGTGTTGCGCGACATCTTGCGGGTCGGGATATTCCCCTTGTGGGAATCAACATGGGGAAAGTAGGTTTTCTTGCCGAAATACCAAGCGACGCATGGGAAGAGCGATTACAGGCTATTCTCGATGGAAAAGTGAACTTTCGTAGAAGGCTTGCTCTCTCCTGTACTGTGACCCGTGGTGATGAGATTGTATTCAGTGGTGTCGCAGCAAATGACTTTGTCATTAACAGGGGCGCTCTTGCCCGTATTACCCGCCTGGAGCTTTCTGTAAACGGTAACCCGATGGGTGAAATCCGTGCAGATGGCATCATCATCGCTTCGCCTTCCGGTTCCACGGGATATGCTATTTCCGCCGGAGGCCCTCTTGTGCATCCGGATATGGACGCATACTCTGTCACACCTGTCTGTGCGTTTTTACGCAGTCTTTATCCTATGGTTTTACCGGGGGAACATATCTTTACTGCAGCTGTGCGCACACATGATGCAGACTTGTTCCTGACGCAGGATGGACAGGAAGGCATATTGTTGCAATCTAATGATGTTGTTTCCATTTCGAAAGCGCAGGGCGGCCTGCTGTACGCTGAGTTTGACGACAATTCGTATTATGAGAAGCTCCTCAAAAGAGGGTTTATTCGCGAAAATTGCTAGTTAAGGACAGTGTTCATACATGAGGGAGAAGAGAAATGGGGAAAGTACTGCCTGCAATTGCGTCTGCCAGAGATGTACACTGGGGAGAAGACGCAGGAATGGATGCCTGGCTGCATCACTTTAAGACAGAAAACAACATTGAACACCTCATGAATCCTGAAAACGTTGCTTCCGATGAGCAGCTCAAGTTCATGGTTGCCCTTGACGATAAACAAATTTTTATTCCTTGTTCTGATGAAACACTTAGTTGTCTGCTGGAAGAGAAGCCGTCAGATGAACTTATGCGTGAATACGGGCGTATCTGGTTGCACACCGTCCGTCTTATTCGCAAACATGCGTTTAATAAATATCACGAACGGAAAGTGATGGGGTTTTGCCGTTTGCGGTTTAAAACACATTTGTCATCACGGATTATGATTCCTTCCCGATTGCTTAAGCGCATGAACAGTATTGTACTTACACAGTGTTCTCTGGTTGATCCATCCAGCGGTGAAAAGCTTGCTGCAAACAGAAATGCATTTGAGTATTTTAAAAATCCTGCCACAGACCGAATGTTGTACTCAACACCGTCTGAGTGCATGTTTAACCCCGATTTGCGCGATTTGCGCTCGGAGTTGGACATTATAGAATTGATACGGCTCATGTACTTTTCTACCATGCCGGAGTTGTGGAGCGCAGGTACGCCTTCATATCTCGATACTGAAAGCGAAATGAACAAGCCTTGTCCTACATCACATTCGCTTGAAGTGCTCCTTGGTTCAGAAAAAGATGATCGAAAAACTATTCTGTTTCTGCCGGAAAGCAGTGGCGGAATTGTATTTGACCTCTACTTTATTCGGGCGTTACTCAGGCTGGGGCATAAAATCATTCTGGCATTGAAAGAAGGCTTTCTTTTTGATTCCCCGACATATTGGGATGCCATGCAGGATCCAGTGTTGCTCGAGTTGTGTAAGACAGCCAAAATGGTGCCGAATGACACAATTTCCAAGAACCTGTTACTTGCGCTGTTGCGTTCGCATCGGTTCCTCATTATTTCTGATGGAATGCGTGAGAAGCTGAATCTGTATAAAACAAATGTGACATTTTCTCGTGCATGGAAAGAGTGTGATATTGTTTTTGCAAAAGGTGCAGCGAACTACGATAACCTGCTGAATTGCGGGCACAGCTTTACGCGTGACGTGCTTGGATTCTACAGAAAACATGACGGCACGTTTGTATTGGAAGCAAAATCGCGTGCCAGCAATATTCGAAAATTTAGTGAAGAAGCCATTAATGACATGGCAAACCGCATCATTGAGAGTATGCGTAAAGAGAAGCAGAAGGGACGTAGTGTTATGTTTTATAGCGCAGTCATCGGTTCTATTCCCGGTGAAACGAACACAGCTATAAAGATAGTAAACACTTTTGTTGCTCACTTGCGTAAGCGTCTCGACAGTACATTTATTATTAACCCCGCTGAACACTTTGAAGAAGGTATGGACGGGGATGATTTGATGTTCATGTGGGAGCAGGTTCAACGAAGCGGCTTGTTGGACGTCTGGCGTTTTCAGACAGTTGAAGATATAGAAACGAGCTTTGGTTTGCTTGATCATAAAGTTCCATCCATCTGGTCGGGGAAAGATTCTACATTCTCCACCGGCTGTACAAAAGAAATGCGTATTGCATTGGACGTACAGAAGAGGAATCCGGAATTACAGATCATCGGGCCAAGTTCAGAGAAATTTTTCCGTAGAGCAGAATATGGCGTTGGTAAATATTATGACGCCGGTATTACCTCTATGTAACGTAGAGTTAGTAACAATTAAAAATTAACAGGCTACCTTGTTCAATATGCACAGGGTAGCTGTTCTTCGGTATTTTCCGGAAGATAGATGTAAGGAGAGTGTTATGGCTGATTTTGAAGTTGTCATCGGGCTGGAGGTTCATGCTCAGCTCAAGACGGAATCAAAATTATTCTGTTCCTGTTCGACCCGTTTCGGGTCTGAGCCGAATGAAAATGTTTGTGAAGTATGTTCCGGTATGCCGGGTGCGCTGCCAGTTTTAAACGCCAAGGCAGTTGAATTTGCCACAAAAATGGGCCTCGCAATGAATTGCACTGTGAGCCTTGATTCCATTTTTGAACGCAAAAACTACTTCTACCCTGATTCTCCTAACGGCTATCAGATTTCCCAGCTTGATAATGCAATCTGCCAGACTGGTCATATTGAAATTCCTGTTGGCGATTCCATGAAGCGTGTAGGTATTACCCGCATTCAGCTTGAAAATGATGCCGGTAAGTCTATTCACTCTCAGGCAGAAAACCTTTCATATGTCGATTTCAACCGTACCGGTGTGCCGCTTATCGAGATCGTTTCCGATCCGGATATGCGTAGCGCTGAAGAGGCTGTTTCTTACCTTAAAACACTGCACTCCATGTTGTTGTATCTCGACATTTGTGACG includes:
- a CDS encoding NAD(+)/NADH kinase; the encoded protein is MHHKISNICIVTKASHEEAASLGQKLLEWFAARDVQGVICENGTSEWLYTREAVQCDLVLVLGGDGTLLSVARHLAGRDIPLVGINMGKVGFLAEIPSDAWEERLQAILDGKVNFRRRLALSCTVTRGDEIVFSGVAANDFVINRGALARITRLELSVNGNPMGEIRADGIIIASPSGSTGYAISAGGPLVHPDMDAYSVTPVCAFLRSLYPMVLPGEHIFTAAVRTHDADLFLTQDGQEGILLQSNDVVSISKAQGGLLYAEFDDNSYYEKLLKRGFIRENC
- a CDS encoding ARMT1-like domain-containing protein produces the protein MGKVLPAIASARDVHWGEDAGMDAWLHHFKTENNIEHLMNPENVASDEQLKFMVALDDKQIFIPCSDETLSCLLEEKPSDELMREYGRIWLHTVRLIRKHAFNKYHERKVMGFCRLRFKTHLSSRIMIPSRLLKRMNSIVLTQCSLVDPSSGEKLAANRNAFEYFKNPATDRMLYSTPSECMFNPDLRDLRSELDIIELIRLMYFSTMPELWSAGTPSYLDTESEMNKPCPTSHSLEVLLGSEKDDRKTILFLPESSGGIVFDLYFIRALLRLGHKIILALKEGFLFDSPTYWDAMQDPVLLELCKTAKMVPNDTISKNLLLALLRSHRFLIISDGMREKLNLYKTNVTFSRAWKECDIVFAKGAANYDNLLNCGHSFTRDVLGFYRKHDGTFVLEAKSRASNIRKFSEEAINDMANRIIESMRKEKQKGRSVMFYSAVIGSIPGETNTAIKIVNTFVAHLRKRLDSTFIINPAEHFEEGMDGDDLMFMWEQVQRSGLLDVWRFQTVEDIETSFGLLDHKVPSIWSGKDSTFSTGCTKEMRIALDVQKRNPELQIIGPSSEKFFRRAEYGVGKYYDAGITSM